DNA from Castellaniella sp. MT123:
GGCCGATAAAGAGGATCAAGGCCAGGGCCAGAATAAGGCCGACACCCAGCGCCCCGTAGAGTAGGGGGTAACCAGGGGTAAGCTTCACGAAATGCCAGGCCACCTGGCGATTCCAGTCGCGCCAGGTGATGCCGCTGCCGTAGGTGGCGGCGGTTATCCAGGCCCCGATGGGAAAGAGCGCCAGGGAAAAGGCGGCAATGCGCCGCCGGGTGATGGGGGAGATCAAGGTAGACATGGGTGCCTTCGTGGAATCATGCGATCAGCCACTGGCCCAGCGCCAGACCTGCCAGTAACCCGCCCAGCACACCGGCGGCACCACCAATGACCGTAGCGATGAGCGCCATGCGACGGCCAGCGTGGTGCGTGATGCGGGCACACTGGGCCGTCTCCTGGGTCAGGTGATCCAGCCGGCTTTCGGTCGCATCCAGCATGGCCCGGATGGCCTGCTGGTGCTGCTGGTGGATGGGCTTGGCGGTGGCTTCCAGCGAGGTTACGAGATGCCGGGCCAGTTGCTGGGGCAAAACCTGCTGGGTATCGGCCACGGCCTGGATCTGCTGTTGGGTAGCATCCAGGCTGGTGCTGACCGTTTCGAGCCGGTCCACGAGGCTGGCGACTTCGCCCAGCACGTCGTGGTACAGCAGATCGAGCTTCGTGCGGGCGTGGCCCGGAGCCGGGCCTGGGGTCTGGGGTGCGTGCATGGCGGGATCAGGCAAAGAGCGCGGCAAAGGCTGCATTCATCTGCCGATCCACAGGCTGGGCCAGGGCGCGCAGGGCGTGCCGGTTACTCAGCTGGGAGATCCGCGCATGGTCGCTGCGGTCGGCGGCCTTCAAGAGCGCCCGGTAATCCGTCTGGTCGGCCAGCACGTCAGCCAGCGTGGTGCGCAGATCGGCCAGCAGCTCGAAGACTTCGTTCTCAAAAACGGCCGCCTTGGGGTTGGCCTGCACTTCGCCCGTTTTGGCCGCATAGGCGAGGATCGAGGGGAATTCATCCTCTACGCTGGATTCCACTCGGTTGAACAGGATGCGCACACGCTCGGGATCCACACCCAGCTCGGCCAGGGCGGCCACGGTCTTGATGGTTTCGCGCTGGGCCTTGCCGGTGTTGATGACCGGCAGCACGAAGCAGCTCATTTCCTCGTGTGCCCCTTCGTAGCGCATCATGTGGTTCAGAAAATCCTCGATGTTGCTCGCCCCCACGTCCACGATGGCATCGTCACGGGTGAGCAGTTCTCGAAAGAGCCTGCCGAAGTGTTCGCCGCGTAGTTGATCGACTTCCAGGCCCAGGTCTGCGCCGGTTTCGTTGGTGGACTCCACGGCAAAGATCTGGGCGCCATTCATGCGGGGGGCCAGCAGGTGAGAGGCGACGACGGTCTTGCCGACCGATCCGGTGTAGTTCAGGACTGCGACTTTCATGGCTTCATTCCTTGTCGTGTTGGGTTTCGGTGTCTTGCGATGCCTTGGTGCGGTTCGCCAGGCCTTCGCGGCGCAGGGCATCGAGGTCGATGCGCATGTCGCGGATCTTGCGTAGATCCCCCGGGGTCTGGATGCGGCTGGGCCGCCCCTGGATGGCGTCCAGCGGTGGTGCGGTGGGTTTGGCAGCGTGTGCCGTATCGGGCTCGGCTGCCGGTGTGGTGGCCGCCTGATTTGCCTCTTCGGCGGCCAGCCGCCTGGCCCTGCGCCAGCGGCGCAGCGTGGTGATGTAGGTGTTGTGCCGCACTGGCAGGCCTGCGGCGGCCAGATCCTCCATGATGGCCGCGTGTGGCACGCCTGCAGCCACCTGGGGCTCGATGAGCGGGTAGAGCGCCCGCAACTTGGCGGCCTGGCGCAGACGCGGATCCAGGCTTTCCAGCACAGCACGGTAACGGGCGATGGGATCGGGTTTGAGCGGGTTGTCAGTCATGAAAGGCCTTGGGGTGAGGTCAGTGATGTAGAGCTGGCAGCACGGCGGCTTGCTTGCCGTCCAGCCAGGCCAGGCCTGCAGCGTGGGCTTCGTCGTAGGCGCATTGGTCGTCGGCAAAGCGCACGGACTGGCCACGGGCGGGGAAATGCCCGCAGCCGACTTCCTGGTTGTGATCGAGCAGGCGCAGCAGATAGCCCTCGCCGTCGCCTTCACGCGGCACGATTTCGAACGAGAAGCGCAGCCGGGCCTGGGCCAGCTCCATCTGGAACTGCCGGGCAACCGTCGGGATGCGGGCAGCCCAGTCGCCGCCGATGCGATCCAGCGCGTCGGCGATACTGTAGCCACGTTCCTGCAGCCAGTCGCCGCGATTCAGCACCAGGGCGGCGGTCAGCGCTTCGCCCAGGCTGAGCGCTCCGATGCCTTCACGGGCAGCTCGATGGGCGATGGCGAGCAGCCGGGTGTCGAGATTTGCGTGTGGGTTCTGGGGCATGAGAACTCCTTGGCCCTGCGGGTTCAGGGCGGTGATGGGGGAATGGGTGAGGTGTGGCCCGAGTGGGCTGGTGTCGATCACTTGCTGACCGATGCAGCCGCCAAAGCGGCTGCGCTGCGTGGCAGGCTGAGATGGCGTGGGGATGAGGTGATCAGGCTGGACGGCAGACGAACTTATCCACAGACCGCTTCTGGTAGAGATAAGGTAGAAGAAAGGTAGAGCATGATTTGGATGGCTGAAAATCCGCATGAATGCTGCGTTTCAGCACTTGATCCCGCCTTCTTATTACGACGAAAACGCCTTCTTATTACGATAAAGCGCCTTATTATTACGATGCGCCCGCCTTCTTATTACGATGGCCGTGGTCGCTTATCCACAGGCTGATTTCAACCGTTTTCTGGTCCTGGTTTCAGGCCTTCGAGCGCCTTGTTATTACGATGCTGACCGGCCGTTATTTCGGACCCAGCTGGCGACTTCCCGGCCTTTTTCCAGTCCGATCTGGGGGCTGGCGATCAGGTTCAAATCAGCCAGTTCTTCCAGGGCTTTGAGCAAGGCGGCACGGAAGTTTCTCAGGTGCCCGGTGTGATGCGCCCGATCCTTCAGCCACTGCAGGCTGTAGCGCTGCTGCGTATCGGCGGAGGTGGCGATCAGTCGCTGCAGGCTGCGGGCGAGATTGCCGCGCAGTTTCTGGCGTGTCTCCCAGTCGATCAGGGCATATTCCCGGTTGCCGAAGATCTGTGCCCAGCGTGGGTCGATGACCAGGGTGTAGACGCCGTCTGCGTAGTCGAAGCCGCCCATCATGGGCAGTACCCGGCAGGCCGGATGCATGCCAAAGCTGTATTTGGCCGATCCATCTGGCCGCCTAGCTTCGATGCACAGGGTAAAACGGGCCAGATCCTTCATGCCTTCGTGCAACCACTGGTAGCTGGCCCCACTGGTATTGCGTCCAATCCCGCGCAGGAAATCTGCGCGGTTCACGATGGGCTGTTGGCCTGCGGGGCAGGTGGCTTGCAGGTACATGGCGTGCATCCAGATGTCGGCATGGTCTTCGGATAACTGCTCGCCGCTGCCCGTGATCTGGATATTGCGGGCCGACAGAAAGACGGTTTCCTTGTGCATGATGCTGGCCCCGCGCCGGATGGGCGCGAAGATGCCAGAGCGGGCGATATGGTTAGGGATGGCACGGGATGCCTCGGAAACGCCGGGCACGACGAAGGGCCGGATATCGAGCCCTGCGGCAGGTGAATGGGTTTTGGCTTCTGCTGCCTTACGGTGGGCAAAGCGCATGGCGTCTTCAAGGCGCTTGGCTGCGGCAGCTGGGGATCGGGTCAGGTGGCTGGTGTGGGTCAGCATGAAGAAAGCTCCAGACAGGCCCGGATAAGGCCTGCCTGGTCGTGTGCAGCGCCTCACACGGGTACAGGGGAATAGGGCCAGCAGACGGGGCTGCGTGGCCGTGAATGATGAAAAGGACGGGGTGCCTTACCCAGGCCCAGGCCGTCGCGGCTCGAACCACAGTTCCTTCAGCCGGAACCGTTCGAAATACAGCACGATGTCCACGGTCTGGCGCAGGAATGCCTGGATGGTGGCCAGGTCCAGATTGCCGCCCGTGGGCGACTGTTTGATGAGCACGGCCAGCCGTTCGAACGTGTCGGCTGCGCCGTTCGCGTGCGTAGTGGTCACTGACCCCGGATGCCCGGTGTTCAGCGCCGCCAGATAATCCCAGGTCTCGGGCCCGCGCAGCTCAGCCAGAAAAATCCGATCTGGCGATAAGCGCATGCAGGCCGCCAGGCTGTCGGTGGCCGAGACCCGCCCGCGTGTGCCGCCGTACATCAAGTGGATGCAGTTGCGGTGGCGCGGCAGGATGAGCTCGTGCACGTCCTCGATGGTGATGAGCCGTTCATCGACGGGCACCCGGTCGATGAGCGAGCGGGCAAAGGTGGTTTTGCCCGACCCCGTGGCCCCGGCCACGACCAGGTTCTTGCGCGCCTGAATGGCCGCGTGCAGGAAGGCGGGGATGTCGCCAGCGGATTTGAGCGCCATGAGCTGCTGGTCCGTCGCAGACAGGCCACCTGCTTCGCGTTGCGCAGCGATGTCCTCGACCGTATCGAATGCCCCCTGCGCCTGCAGTTCATCCAGTGTGAAGGCCGCCTGGGTGTGCTTGCGGATGTTGATGGCCATCGTCCCGTCCAGGCAGGCTGGGGGCTGCACGATCTGGCCGCGTTCGCCGCCCGGCAGCAGCACCGACAGAATTGGTGCTTTGGCCATGTGGTTGTAGGCCGCCAGGGCCGTGGCCAGGGCTTCCAGATGCGGATAGGTCAGCATCTCGCAGTCATGCAGCTGCCAGGCACCACGGACACGGGTGTAGATTTCGCCCGCCCGCACGATGGCGATTTCCGTGACGGCGGGATCGGCCAGGTGGGGGGCGAGCGGCCGCAAAAAGGTGTTGACCGCAATCGCCCGGTCAAAGGGCAGCGGCTCAGGGGATGGGTTCAAGGTCATAGACTTGGCTGAAGTCCAGGTCACGCGCGACCATGATGCCGATGCGCGTGCCCTGGTTCTTGTAGAGGGTTGGGGGGATGTCGAGTGACTTTTCCAGGATCTTGGCGACGACCTCCTGGCCGCCTTCGCGGGTGTTGTCAAAGCGGATGTTGTTGCTGCCAGACTGCCCTTGGTTGGCCGCCCAGCTGCCGAAGTCTCCGACCAGCGACAGCAGGATGGCGTTGCCAAAGCGCTGCCAGAAATGATTGTCGATATGGCCATCCAGACCAGCTTCGCCCAAGGGGCCGGTGCCGAGTGACCCAAGATTGACGATCACGCCTGCCGGAGTTTCCAGCCGGTTCCAGGTGACGAAGGCGCGGGCCTGGCCCTGCACGATCCCGCCGGACTGGTAGCCCGTGAACTTGGTGCCTGCGTCGATCAGTTTCACCTTGCCGTTGGTGCTCATCACGTCGTGGGTGGCTAGACACGTCAACAGCCCCGCCTGGGTGCTCACCAGCTTGGTTTGCAGCGTGCAGTCGATCATGGTGCCCTGGGTGAGCAGGAAATTGCGGTTGCCCAGTTGGCCTGCGACAGAAGGGGCGAGCTCCAGCGGCCGCAGCTTGTCGGCTAGGGGACCGGCATCGGCAAGCGGCCCGCCGGGACCAGTGGGGTGGCTGGCTGCAGCGCCGCCATCGGTGGAACCGGCATTCAGGGGGCTCGCGAGCCTGCGCTGGGCGACTTCATCGACGGGCGGCGGTGCGGCAGGCATGGGCGGCGGCACATAGTAGGTGTGGCTTGGTTCTGCGGCTGGAGGCGGTGCTTCTGGCTTGATTGTTGGGGCCGGGCGTTCGACCTTGGGAGCTGTCAGGCGGTTGGTGATGCCGCTTTGATCGGCCTCCAGGCCGGTGGTGTTGGCCTGCTCGGTATCGCGGCTCCAGGCCTTGAGCAGCACGCCTGCTGCCACGGCGACGGCCACGAGGATGGTGAGCCACAGAAAGGCCCGCGCACCGCGTGGGGCGCTGTGGCCGGTAGCGCCCAGGTCCAGGGGCTCGCGGTGCAGGGGTTCACGCTCCAACGGCTCGCGCTCCAGCTTCGGGTGGGGTTGTTCATCGTTCATGGGGTATTCCTTGCTGGGCTCACTTCTCGAACCCGGAAAGAGGGCACGGGCATGCTCGAGGATTGGCTGCTTACTGCCTGTGATTCGACCGACTGGGACCGTGAAGATTGACCCTTGATCCGCCGCTTGACCGTTGGCGATGTCGTCCCGGTATGCGCCGGTGGCGGCGTTGCGCCATAGGTCTCGTTATGGATGGCGAGCACCAGATCGCCCAAGCGCAGATGCCACAGGGTCGAGGTGCGGTGCAGTACCAGGGTGCGGTCGTCGGCCATGTGGAAGTTGGTGATGACTTCCTGGCCGTCGGGTGTGACTCGATAGACCGCTGGAATATCTGCACCGGGGGCAAATTGCAGCCAGGTCTGGCGGCCATCGTCCCAGGCGTGGACTGGGGCAATCGCCGCGTCGCCGCTTCGGGTGTAGGCCAGCCAGTTAACGCGGGTGGGGGTCGCCTGTAGGGATCGCTTGATGGCAGCTTGCTGGGCAGCCTGGTCGCGCTTGCGGGCTTCGACGTCTGGATACCGGATGACGAGCTTATAGAGGGCCGGAGCGCTGCGGCTGTCGCTGTAGGACAGCCGGAAACTGTAATCGCGCTGGTCAGTCACCACGATCAGATTGGTGTTGGCGTCCTCGGCCGTGGGCTTGAAGAACAGGTGATTGTCCTTGTAGGTGAAGGCATAGGCGCTGCTGTCGCCAAAGACGTGATAGACGTAGTGTTCGTCTGGGGCCAGCACGATGTGGGTGGCCACACCGATTACGGCGTCCAGCTGGATCACGTCGGCCGGGTTGTAGTTCACAGTGCGCACACGATGGTCCAGACGCGAGGATCTGGGGGTTTCCAGGGCCAGGGCGGGCCCTGCAAGCGCCAGGCTCAGCATCAGGGCCAGTGCCTGGCGGCTGGGGAAGTGGTCAAACATGGGATTTCCTTCTGATGCGGTCTGACGTCAACGCGAGAGATCAGCGGCCAGGTCGTAGCGCGTTACCTGAAAGCCCAGCGGATTGCGCCGGGCCACGGCTTCGGTGAGCGGCACATCGGCGTACTGGTAGGCCATGGTGGCGATCAGGTGGCGTACCTTGTTGGTCTCGCCCGTGGTCACGTCGCGCTCGGTCTTGGAAAAGCGCACGATGGCGGCCTGGTTGGCCCCGAGCGTAATGGAATGCACCTGCACATCCACCGTGCCCTGGGTGCCCAGGCGGGTGGTGACGGCCTCGGGGCCTTCAAAGCGTTTGCCGTAGGCCGTCTGGATGGGCGGCGAAGACAGCAGGGCGCAGGTATCGAATTGCTCCTGAATGGTCTGCCAGCTGTAGCCTTCGCAGTTCAGCACATAGCTGTTCAGGAAATACTTGGCGATGCGCTGGCCGTAGTCCTCCAGCGGCTGGCCCAGACGGCTGACGTGCTCGATGCCGCCGGT
Protein-coding regions in this window:
- the stbB gene encoding StbB family protein, which gives rise to MKVAVLNYTGSVGKTVVASHLLAPRMNGAQIFAVESTNETGADLGLEVDQLRGEHFGRLFRELLTRDDAIVDVGASNIEDFLNHMMRYEGAHEEMSCFVLPVINTGKAQRETIKTVAALAELGVDPERVRILFNRVESSVEDEFPSILAYAAKTGEVQANPKAAVFENEVFELLADLRTTLADVLADQTDYRALLKAADRSDHARISQLSNRHALRALAQPVDRQMNAAFAALFA
- a CDS encoding TrfA produces the protein MLTHTSHLTRSPAAAAKRLEDAMRFAHRKAAEAKTHSPAAGLDIRPFVVPGVSEASRAIPNHIARSGIFAPIRRGASIMHKETVFLSARNIQITGSGEQLSEDHADIWMHAMYLQATCPAGQQPIVNRADFLRGIGRNTSGASYQWLHEGMKDLARFTLCIEARRPDGSAKYSFGMHPACRVLPMMGGFDYADGVYTLVIDPRWAQIFGNREYALIDWETRQKLRGNLARSLQRLIATSADTQQRYSLQWLKDRAHHTGHLRNFRAALLKALEELADLNLIASPQIGLEKGREVASWVRNNGRSAS
- the virB11 gene encoding P-type DNA transfer ATPase VirB11 is translated as MTLNPSPEPLPFDRAIAVNTFLRPLAPHLADPAVTEIAIVRAGEIYTRVRGAWQLHDCEMLTYPHLEALATALAAYNHMAKAPILSVLLPGGERGQIVQPPACLDGTMAINIRKHTQAAFTLDELQAQGAFDTVEDIAAQREAGGLSATDQQLMALKSAGDIPAFLHAAIQARKNLVVAGATGSGKTTFARSLIDRVPVDERLITIEDVHELILPRHRNCIHLMYGGTRGRVSATDSLAACMRLSPDRIFLAELRGPETWDYLAALNTGHPGSVTTTHANGAADTFERLAVLIKQSPTGGNLDLATIQAFLRQTVDIVLYFERFRLKELWFEPRRPGPG
- the virB10 gene encoding type IV secretion system protein VirB10, whose product is MNDEQPHPKLEREPLEREPLHREPLDLGATGHSAPRGARAFLWLTILVAVAVAAGVLLKAWSRDTEQANTTGLEADQSGITNRLTAPKVERPAPTIKPEAPPPAAEPSHTYYVPPPMPAAPPPVDEVAQRRLASPLNAGSTDGGAAASHPTGPGGPLADAGPLADKLRPLELAPSVAGQLGNRNFLLTQGTMIDCTLQTKLVSTQAGLLTCLATHDVMSTNGKVKLIDAGTKFTGYQSGGIVQGQARAFVTWNRLETPAGVIVNLGSLGTGPLGEAGLDGHIDNHFWQRFGNAILLSLVGDFGSWAANQGQSGSNNIRFDNTREGGQEVVAKILEKSLDIPPTLYKNQGTRIGIMVARDLDFSQVYDLEPIP
- a CDS encoding TrbG/VirB9 family P-type conjugative transfer protein, coding for MFDHFPSRQALALMLSLALAGPALALETPRSSRLDHRVRTVNYNPADVIQLDAVIGVATHIVLAPDEHYVYHVFGDSSAYAFTYKDNHLFFKPTAEDANTNLIVVTDQRDYSFRLSYSDSRSAPALYKLVIRYPDVEARKRDQAAQQAAIKRSLQATPTRVNWLAYTRSGDAAIAPVHAWDDGRQTWLQFAPGADIPAVYRVTPDGQEVITNFHMADDRTLVLHRTSTLWHLRLGDLVLAIHNETYGATPPPAHTGTTSPTVKRRIKGQSSRSQSVESQAVSSQSSSMPVPSFRVREVSPARNTP
- a CDS encoding VirB8/TrbF family protein encodes the protein MADTLKSEDIAAYLERSRGLERDHLGELIASRKRAWQVALAAGTLALVAVGAVLGLTPLKQPPEMYVVRVDDATGGIEHVSRLGQPLEDYGQRIAKYFLNSYVLNCEGYSWQTIQEQFDTCALLSSPPIQTAYGKRFEGPEAVTTRLGTQGTVDVQVHSITLGANQAAIVRFSKTERDVTTGETNKVRHLIATMAYQYADVPLTEAVARRNPLGFQVTRYDLAADLSR